The following proteins are encoded in a genomic region of Hoeflea phototrophica DFL-43:
- a CDS encoding acyl CoA:acetate/3-ketoacid CoA transferase translates to MSKLTSAAEAVARIPDGAVVTVSSSSALGCPDLVLKAIGERFDAEGHPSNLTTIHPIAAGDMYGVKGVDHIAKDGLLARILGGSYPSGPSSKPMPEIWKMVIENRVAAYNVPSGILFDMNRETAANRPGVLTKVGLETFVDPIREGCAMNALATTAPIVSRVEFAGDTWLHFPNIIPNVALLRATTADEHGNLTYEHEGAYLGGLEQAICVRNHGGLVIAQVSRMTKRGSLRPHDVRVPGHLVDLVVIDHDQKQTCETPYDPAISGQIMRPWDSFTLAEHGVEKIIARRAAMELRPGMTANLGFGISAMVPRILLEEGHPEAVTWVIEQGAVGGMPLTGFAFGCASNADAFVPSPQQFIYFQGGGFDVSFLSFLEVDAEGNVNVSKLGKKPYLTAGCGGFVDITSGARKVVFSGWFEAGAEIELTSEGIKVVAPGKFTKMVEAVEHVTFSGKRAGQLGQDVLYVTERCVIRLSETGLVATEIMPGIDPARDIVAASGGRVQLAPDAITLPLWLLADAPMGWGK, encoded by the coding sequence ATGAGCAAGCTGACAAGTGCCGCCGAAGCAGTTGCCCGCATTCCTGACGGAGCTGTTGTCACGGTCTCTTCTTCATCTGCTTTGGGCTGCCCCGACCTTGTCCTGAAGGCCATTGGTGAACGCTTCGATGCCGAAGGACACCCCAGCAACCTCACCACAATCCACCCGATTGCCGCTGGCGACATGTATGGCGTCAAAGGTGTGGATCACATTGCCAAGGACGGGCTGCTGGCGCGTATTCTCGGCGGCTCCTATCCCTCAGGTCCCTCCAGCAAGCCGATGCCGGAAATCTGGAAGATGGTCATCGAGAACCGCGTTGCTGCCTACAACGTTCCCTCAGGCATCTTGTTTGATATGAACCGCGAAACCGCAGCAAACCGTCCCGGCGTGCTAACCAAGGTCGGTCTGGAGACTTTTGTCGACCCGATCCGCGAAGGCTGCGCCATGAACGCGCTTGCTACCACCGCTCCCATCGTCAGCCGGGTGGAATTTGCCGGTGACACCTGGCTGCACTTCCCCAACATCATCCCGAATGTCGCCCTCCTGCGCGCCACCACGGCCGATGAGCACGGCAACCTCACCTATGAACACGAGGGCGCTTATCTTGGCGGACTGGAGCAAGCGATTTGTGTACGCAATCATGGCGGCCTGGTGATCGCACAAGTCAGCCGTATGACCAAGCGCGGCTCCCTGCGACCGCATGATGTGCGGGTGCCTGGGCATCTGGTTGATCTGGTAGTGATCGACCACGATCAGAAACAAACTTGCGAAACACCCTATGATCCGGCGATCTCCGGCCAAATCATGCGGCCATGGGACAGCTTCACGCTGGCTGAGCATGGCGTCGAGAAAATCATTGCTCGGCGCGCGGCGATGGAGCTTCGGCCCGGCATGACCGCCAATCTGGGCTTCGGCATCTCGGCGATGGTGCCGCGTATCCTGCTCGAAGAAGGCCATCCCGAAGCCGTGACCTGGGTCATTGAACAGGGCGCTGTAGGCGGCATGCCGTTGACCGGTTTTGCCTTCGGCTGCGCCTCCAATGCCGATGCCTTCGTGCCCTCGCCGCAGCAGTTCATCTATTTCCAGGGCGGCGGTTTTGATGTCTCCTTCCTGTCCTTCCTGGAGGTCGACGCCGAAGGCAATGTCAATGTCTCCAAACTGGGCAAGAAACCCTATCTGACGGCTGGATGCGGTGGCTTTGTCGACATCACGTCGGGTGCCAGGAAAGTCGTGTTCTCGGGCTGGTTCGAGGCCGGAGCTGAGATCGAACTGACCTCGGAGGGCATCAAGGTTGTCGCTCCCGGCAAGTTCACCAAGATGGTCGAAGCCGTTGAACATGTGACCTTCTCGGGCAAGCGGGCGGGGCAACTGGGCCAGGACGTGCTCTATGTAACCGAACGCTGCGTGATCCGGCTCAGCGAAACCGGACTGGTCGCCACTGAGATTATGCCCGGGATAGATCCGGCGCGCGATATCGTTGCGGCTTCTGGCGGGCGTGTGCAGCTTGCGCCGGATGCCATCACCTTGCCGCTATGGCTTCTGGCCGACGCACCCATGGGGTGGGGCAAATGA
- a CDS encoding ABC transporter substrate-binding protein, which translates to MRGYFGKKSAIIVATLLATTSLASAEDVEVLHWWTSGGEAAALNVLKEDLSGKSIGWVDMPVAGGGGEAAMTTLRARVTAGDAPTAVQMLGFDILDWAAEKKLANLNAVAAEEGWDAVVPAALQAFAKVDGNWVSAPVNVHSTNWVWANKSVLDGLGIAQPTTWEEFVAAMQAVKDSGKVALAHGGQAWQEATMFDGIVLSVGGVDFYKKAFIDLDPAALGSEQMVEVFNRMATLRSFVDDNFSGRDWNLASAMVINDEAAFQIMGDWAKGEFLKADKVPGTDFLCFRVPGSQGMVAFNSDQFAMFAQTEAGAQTAQGEMARSIMAPSFQSAFNVVKGSVPARTDVPNDAFDACGKQGMAELAEASSNGTLVGSIAHGHANKAAVKNAIYDVVTAHFNGEYDAVAAAANLVNAVEAAQ; encoded by the coding sequence ATGCGTGGATACTTTGGAAAGAAATCAGCGATTATCGTCGCAACTCTGCTGGCCACAACCAGCCTGGCATCGGCAGAAGATGTGGAAGTTCTGCACTGGTGGACCTCGGGCGGCGAAGCCGCTGCGCTGAACGTCCTTAAGGAGGATCTGTCAGGCAAATCCATCGGTTGGGTTGATATGCCCGTCGCAGGTGGCGGCGGCGAAGCTGCCATGACTACCCTGCGCGCCCGCGTCACTGCAGGAGATGCACCGACCGCTGTTCAGATGCTCGGTTTCGACATTTTGGACTGGGCTGCCGAGAAAAAGCTTGCCAACCTGAACGCCGTGGCCGCCGAGGAAGGTTGGGATGCAGTGGTTCCTGCTGCTCTTCAGGCTTTTGCGAAGGTTGATGGCAATTGGGTTTCAGCCCCTGTGAACGTGCACTCGACCAACTGGGTCTGGGCCAACAAGTCCGTGCTGGATGGCCTTGGCATTGCCCAGCCGACCACTTGGGAAGAGTTCGTGGCTGCGATGCAGGCGGTCAAGGACAGCGGCAAGGTTGCGCTCGCCCATGGCGGCCAGGCCTGGCAGGAAGCCACCATGTTTGACGGCATCGTACTGTCGGTCGGTGGTGTCGATTTCTACAAGAAAGCCTTCATCGACCTCGACCCGGCAGCGCTGGGTTCCGAACAGATGGTCGAGGTCTTCAACCGCATGGCCACGCTGCGCAGCTTCGTGGACGACAACTTCTCGGGGCGCGACTGGAACCTGGCTTCGGCAATGGTCATCAACGACGAAGCTGCTTTCCAGATCATGGGCGACTGGGCCAAGGGCGAATTCCTGAAAGCTGACAAGGTACCGGGCACCGACTTCCTGTGCTTCCGCGTTCCGGGCAGCCAGGGCATGGTTGCCTTCAACTCTGACCAGTTCGCGATGTTCGCTCAAACAGAGGCAGGCGCTCAAACCGCCCAGGGCGAAATGGCTCGCTCGATTATGGCTCCCAGCTTCCAATCGGCGTTCAACGTCGTCAAGGGTTCGGTTCCGGCTCGCACCGACGTTCCGAATGACGCGTTTGATGCCTGCGGCAAGCAGGGCATGGCCGAACTGGCCGAAGCCTCGTCCAATGGTACGCTGGTGGGGTCCATCGCTCACGGCCACGCCAACAAGGCTGCCGTCAAGAATGCGATCTATGACGTCGTGACCGCGCATTTCAACGGTGAATACGACGCCGTGGCCGCTGCAGCTAACCTGGTCAACGCTGTCGAAGCCGCGCAGTAG
- a CDS encoding aldehyde dehydrogenase family protein: MNIISDQTVALPNKAYQARHFINGVSQDSFDGQKSNRISPSHGVVVSQAALGTAVEAEVAIAAARTAFDDGRWSRMSGKERATILNKVADLIEANVEQMALIETLESGKPIAQARGECGGAADLWRYAASLARTSHGDSHNTLGADILAVILKEPIGVVSIITPWNFPFWILSQKLPFALAAGCTCVVKPSEMTPSTTAMLAGFLVEAGLPAGVCNIVLGFGDPVGSLMTTHADVDMVTFTGSTAVGKMITKSAGDTLKKVALELGGKNPQVIFPNCDLEGAADAVTFGIYFNVGQCCNSSSRIIVHEDIADAFVARVVELSRQVAFGNPLNPETQVGAIVTPEHAEKINTYVQAAAEAGAEICLGGASLMVPGLGDQFYQPTVMRDVTPDMAIAREEVFGPVLAVLTFRTLDEAIALTNDATYGLSAGIWCDDVHTCLDFSRRVQAGTVWTNTWMDGFPEVAFGGVKQSGQGREIGSYGFDEFLEVKSLVMRVGRTRAPWVKTA, from the coding sequence ATGAACATCATCTCCGACCAGACGGTTGCCTTGCCGAACAAAGCCTACCAGGCCCGCCACTTCATCAATGGCGTTTCCCAGGACAGTTTTGACGGCCAGAAATCGAACCGCATTTCGCCCTCGCACGGCGTGGTCGTCAGCCAAGCCGCCCTCGGGACTGCAGTCGAGGCTGAGGTCGCGATCGCGGCTGCCCGCACCGCTTTCGACGATGGCCGCTGGAGCCGCATGTCCGGCAAGGAGCGCGCCACCATCCTGAACAAGGTCGCTGACCTGATCGAAGCAAACGTTGAACAGATGGCGCTGATCGAGACGCTGGAAAGCGGCAAGCCGATCGCTCAGGCACGCGGCGAATGCGGCGGCGCGGCGGACTTGTGGCGCTATGCCGCTTCGCTGGCCAGAACCAGCCATGGCGACAGCCACAACACGCTTGGCGCCGACATTCTGGCGGTGATCCTGAAAGAGCCGATTGGCGTGGTCTCTATCATCACCCCGTGGAATTTTCCGTTCTGGATTCTCAGCCAGAAGCTGCCTTTCGCGCTGGCAGCAGGCTGCACCTGCGTGGTGAAGCCATCCGAGATGACCCCTTCAACCACCGCGATGCTGGCCGGCTTCCTGGTCGAGGCCGGCCTGCCGGCCGGGGTGTGCAACATCGTCCTCGGGTTCGGCGACCCGGTTGGCAGCCTGATGACCACTCACGCGGACGTGGACATGGTGACCTTCACCGGTTCGACTGCCGTGGGCAAGATGATCACCAAGAGCGCCGGCGACACCCTGAAGAAGGTGGCGCTGGAACTTGGGGGCAAAAACCCCCAGGTAATCTTCCCCAATTGCGATCTTGAAGGCGCAGCAGACGCCGTTACCTTCGGCATCTATTTCAACGTGGGCCAGTGCTGCAATTCGTCCAGCCGCATCATTGTGCATGAAGACATCGCCGATGCCTTTGTTGCGCGGGTGGTGGAGCTCTCACGCCAGGTCGCCTTTGGCAATCCGCTGAACCCGGAAACGCAGGTCGGGGCCATCGTGACCCCGGAGCATGCGGAAAAGATCAATACTTACGTGCAGGCGGCGGCCGAAGCCGGTGCCGAGATTTGCCTGGGCGGCGCCAGCCTGATGGTTCCGGGCCTAGGCGACCAGTTCTACCAGCCAACCGTCATGCGTGACGTGACACCCGATATGGCGATTGCCCGCGAGGAAGTCTTCGGCCCCGTTCTGGCAGTTCTGACATTCCGGACACTGGATGAAGCCATCGCGTTGACCAATGATGCCACCTACGGCCTTTCAGCCGGGATCTGGTGCGATGATGTCCATACATGCCTCGACTTCAGCCGCCGCGTTCAGGCCGGCACGGTCTGGACCAATACCTGGATGGACGGCTTTCCCGAAGTCGCCTTTGGCGGCGTCAAGCAATCCGGCCAAGGCCGGGAGATCGGAAGTTACGGCTTTGATGAATTCCTGGAGGTGAAATCACTTGTGATGCGGGTTGGCCGCACGCGCGCACCTTGGGTGAAAACGGCCTGA
- a CDS encoding carbohydrate ABC transporter permease, which yields MDFRTRLQEWIPKLVLSPSLAAMLVFVYGFIAFTFYLSFTNSKMLPSYDWLGFENYAKLWNLSAWWVAVTNLAIFATLYITICTAIGLTLAILLDQKIRGEGVLRPIYLYPMALSFIVTGTAWKWIMDPGIGIENSMHLWGWTSFQFNWIKDRDMAIYTVVIAAVWQTSGFVMAMFLAGLRSIDNEILKAAQIDGASNFSLYRRIVIPLLRPAFLSAFVILAHLAVKSYDLIIALTGGGPGRATELPATFMYSYTFTRNSMGIGAASAVIMLMTIAAIMTPYLYAELKEKS from the coding sequence GTGGATTTCCGAACACGCCTGCAAGAGTGGATACCAAAACTGGTTCTCTCGCCATCGTTGGCTGCCATGCTTGTGTTCGTCTATGGCTTCATTGCCTTCACGTTTTACCTCAGCTTCACCAATTCAAAAATGCTGCCCAGCTATGACTGGCTCGGATTCGAGAATTACGCCAAGCTGTGGAACCTGTCGGCTTGGTGGGTGGCGGTCACGAACCTGGCCATCTTCGCCACGCTCTATATCACCATCTGTACAGCAATCGGCCTCACGCTGGCGATCCTTCTGGACCAGAAAATCCGTGGCGAGGGCGTGCTGCGCCCGATCTACCTGTACCCGATGGCGTTGTCGTTCATCGTGACAGGTACGGCCTGGAAATGGATCATGGACCCCGGCATAGGCATCGAGAACTCGATGCACCTCTGGGGTTGGACAAGCTTTCAGTTCAATTGGATCAAGGACCGCGACATGGCGATCTATACCGTGGTGATTGCGGCTGTCTGGCAAACGTCCGGCTTTGTGATGGCAATGTTTCTCGCAGGCCTGCGGAGCATCGATAACGAAATCCTAAAGGCCGCGCAGATCGACGGCGCGTCAAACTTCAGCCTCTACCGCCGCATCGTCATTCCGCTGCTTCGGCCCGCGTTCCTGTCTGCCTTCGTCATCTTGGCGCACCTTGCGGTCAAGTCCTACGACCTGATCATAGCGCTCACCGGGGGCGGACCAGGGCGCGCCACCGAGCTCCCCGCGACCTTCATGTATTCCTACACCTTCACCCGCAACTCGATGGGCATCGGGGCCGCCAGCGCGGTTATAATGTTGATGACCATCGCCGCGATCATGACGCCCTACCTTTATGCCGAACTGAAGGAGAAGTCGTGA
- a CDS encoding ABC transporter substrate-binding protein — MKILSITALLLVSASSALADQSVEVMHFWTSGGEAAALSAVRDKVVAEGVTWADAPVAGGGGDAAKTALQARIAGGNPPAAMLMLGQNIIDWANEGLLGNVDALAAAQGWDAALPQAVQDFTKIDGHYVSVPTNVHRTDMIWASKAAFDKIDARYPTTWEELNALAPKFIEAGIIPLAHGGQAWQEAYMFEAVAAGVGGAEFYRKALIDLDDATLRGPEMVAVFDQMAALRGMVDPNFPGRDWNLASAMVINGEAAMQIMGDWAKGEFTNAGKLPGTDYACIPVPKAKGDGFVYLVNSLSLFTQADPDRIKAQEVLASAIMDPAVQIAFNQAKGAIPARTDIDLTTMDTCAQGTSAALATNDAGGAAVPTFAGTHAANAAVVGAATDAITDFFNSEMSAAEGAVALADAIAAAK, encoded by the coding sequence ATGAAGATTTTGTCCATAACCGCCTTGCTCCTTGTCAGCGCAAGCTCCGCCCTTGCGGACCAATCCGTCGAAGTCATGCACTTCTGGACATCCGGCGGCGAGGCGGCGGCCTTGAGCGCCGTGCGCGACAAGGTTGTGGCAGAAGGTGTTACCTGGGCTGATGCCCCGGTCGCGGGCGGTGGCGGTGATGCCGCCAAAACCGCGTTGCAAGCGCGAATCGCGGGTGGCAACCCGCCTGCTGCCATGCTGATGCTGGGGCAGAACATTATCGACTGGGCCAATGAAGGCCTGCTAGGCAACGTCGATGCTCTGGCCGCCGCACAGGGTTGGGATGCCGCCCTGCCGCAGGCCGTGCAAGACTTTACAAAGATAGATGGCCACTATGTCTCTGTGCCAACCAACGTGCACCGCACCGACATGATCTGGGCCAGCAAGGCCGCCTTCGACAAGATCGACGCGCGGTATCCCACGACCTGGGAAGAGCTGAATGCCCTTGCGCCGAAATTTATCGAGGCCGGGATCATCCCGCTCGCCCATGGCGGTCAAGCCTGGCAAGAGGCCTATATGTTTGAGGCTGTTGCCGCAGGCGTGGGTGGGGCTGAGTTTTATCGCAAGGCACTCATTGATCTGGACGATGCTACCCTGCGTGGTCCCGAAATGGTGGCGGTATTTGATCAGATGGCCGCCCTGCGCGGCATGGTTGACCCCAACTTCCCCGGCCGTGACTGGAATCTTGCCAGCGCTATGGTCATCAATGGCGAGGCCGCCATGCAGATCATGGGTGATTGGGCCAAGGGCGAATTCACAAATGCCGGCAAACTGCCCGGCACGGATTATGCCTGCATCCCCGTGCCCAAGGCCAAGGGCGATGGCTTTGTCTATCTGGTAAACTCGCTGTCCCTGTTCACTCAGGCCGACCCCGACAGGATCAAGGCGCAAGAGGTGCTTGCATCCGCCATAATGGACCCCGCGGTGCAAATTGCGTTCAATCAGGCAAAGGGGGCAATCCCCGCACGCACTGACATTGATCTGACGACGATGGACACCTGCGCACAAGGCACTTCGGCAGCACTTGCGACCAATGATGCGGGCGGCGCGGCAGTTCCCACCTTCGCAGGCACCCATGCCGCAAATGCCGCTGTGGTGGGCGCTGCAACCGATGCTATCACCGATTTCTTCAATTCGGAGATGTCTGCAGCAGAAGGCGCCGTTGCCTTGGCAGACGCAATCGCCGCAGCAAAGTGA
- a CDS encoding IS3 family transposase (programmed frameshift), translating into MAGKREKPEEIVSKLRQVEVLQGQGMTVAEAVRQIGVTQQTFYRLRKLYGGMGRSQLARLKELEKENQRLRRAVSDLTLDKLILTEAAPGKLLSPSRRRKCIDHVRQELGVSERRACRTLGQHRSTQRKVPQGRADEERLTDDIIELADQYGRYGYRMVTGMLNNAGWQVNHKRVERIWRREGLKVPQKQKKKGRLWLNDGSCVRLRPERPNHVWSYDFVQDRTADGRVYRTLNIIDEYTREALMIRVDRKLNSTDVLDALTDLFILRGPPEYIRSDNGPEFIAQKVRDWIGAVGAKTAYIKPGSPWANGYCESFNARFRDELLNGEIFYSLREAQILIEKWRNHYNTIRPHSALGYRPPAPESIVPLDQRPTMH; encoded by the exons ATGGCTGGGAAACGAGAGAAGCCCGAAGAGATCGTATCGAAGCTTCGGCAGGTAGAAGTGCTGCAAGGACAAGGAATGACGGTTGCGGAAGCCGTGCGCCAGATCGGCGTCACGCAGCAGACGTTCTACAGGTTGCGGAAGCTCTATGGCGGGATGGGCAGGTCTCAGCTTGCGCGACTGAAGGAACTGGAGAAAGAGAACCAGCGGCTGCGGCGGGCCGTGTCTGACCTGACGCTGGATAAGCTCATTCTGACCGAGGCGGCAC CGGGGAAACTTCTGAGCCCTTCACGTCGCCGCAAGTGCATCGACCATGTGCGGCAGGAGCTTGGCGTATCGGAACGCCGCGCCTGCCGCACGCTCGGGCAGCACCGGTCCACGCAACGCAAGGTGCCCCAGGGCCGGGCCGATGAAGAGCGGCTGACCGATGACATCATCGAACTGGCCGATCAATATGGGCGCTATGGCTACCGCATGGTCACCGGCATGCTGAACAATGCAGGCTGGCAGGTGAACCACAAGCGGGTCGAGCGCATCTGGCGACGTGAAGGGCTGAAGGTCCCGCAAAAGCAGAAGAAGAAAGGACGGCTCTGGCTGAACGATGGCTCCTGCGTGCGTCTGCGGCCTGAGCGGCCCAACCATGTCTGGTCCTATGACTTCGTGCAGGATCGCACCGCCGATGGTCGCGTCTATCGGACACTGAACATCATCGATGAATACACCAGGGAGGCGCTTATGATCCGCGTCGATCGCAAACTTAACTCAACCGACGTGCTGGACGCGCTGACGGACCTGTTCATCCTGCGCGGGCCACCGGAATATATAAGATCCGACAATGGCCCCGAGTTCATTGCTCAGAAGGTGCGGGATTGGATTGGAGCGGTCGGCGCTAAGACAGCCTACATTAAGCCCGGATCGCCATGGGCGAACGGATACTGCGAAAGCTTCAACGCCAGGTTCCGGGACGAGCTGCTCAACGGTGAAATCTTCTACAGCCTAAGAGAGGCACAAATCCTGATCGAAAAATGGCGCAACCACTACAACACGATCAGGCCGCACAGCGCTCTGGGCTACCGCCCACCCGCGCCGGAAAGCATCGTTCCGTTGGACCAGAGGCCAACGATGCACTAA
- a CDS encoding ABC transporter ATP-binding protein, translated as MGFLDIRNVTKSYGFVQVLHEVNIEVQEGEFLVLVGPSGCGKSTLLNMIAGLEGITSGDISIKGRVVNGVHPSKRNIAMVFQSYALYPNMTVGQNMTFGLEMHGVPKPEREKALRDVAKLLQIENLLDRKPGQLSGGQRQRVAMGRALVRNPDVFLFDEPLSNLDAKLRVDMRTEIKKLHEKLKTTIVYVTHDQIEAMTLSTRIAVMFKGYVQQLGTPKEIYDTPANVYVATFMGSPAMNVMPARVVVKDGIPHAEIKDAKGAVQNLRFSQPNLADWSGKDILLGIRPESITDPDGADRNSKNIVSLRNLVGVTEPAGADTFVAMELGGKDIIARMRADANVRSGQEFDFAINMEKAVAFDPNTEERIKT; from the coding sequence ATGGGCTTTTTAGATATCCGCAATGTCACAAAATCCTATGGATTTGTTCAGGTTCTGCACGAGGTGAATATCGAAGTGCAGGAGGGTGAATTTCTGGTTCTCGTCGGCCCTTCGGGTTGCGGCAAGTCCACCCTCCTGAATATGATCGCGGGACTGGAAGGGATCACGTCAGGAGATATCTCAATCAAGGGACGTGTGGTGAACGGGGTGCACCCATCCAAGCGAAACATCGCAATGGTGTTCCAGAGCTATGCCCTTTACCCCAACATGACTGTCGGCCAAAACATGACCTTTGGCCTCGAAATGCATGGCGTCCCCAAGCCCGAGCGCGAAAAGGCGCTGCGGGATGTGGCCAAGCTTTTGCAGATCGAAAACCTCTTGGATCGCAAACCGGGCCAACTGTCCGGCGGCCAGCGTCAACGCGTTGCCATGGGCCGCGCACTTGTGCGTAATCCGGATGTGTTTCTTTTCGACGAACCTCTTTCCAACCTTGACGCCAAACTGCGCGTCGACATGAGGACCGAGATCAAGAAGCTGCATGAAAAGCTGAAGACGACCATCGTCTATGTGACCCACGACCAGATCGAAGCCATGACCCTTTCGACCCGCATTGCGGTGATGTTCAAGGGATATGTCCAGCAGCTCGGAACGCCGAAGGAAATCTACGACACGCCGGCAAATGTCTATGTGGCGACCTTCATGGGCAGCCCGGCGATGAATGTCATGCCGGCCAGGGTGGTGGTGAAGGACGGCATTCCCCACGCGGAGATCAAGGATGCTAAGGGCGCTGTTCAGAACCTCAGATTCAGCCAACCCAACCTGGCCGATTGGAGCGGAAAGGACATCCTGCTGGGCATCAGGCCCGAGTCCATCACCGATCCCGATGGCGCTGACCGCAATTCGAAGAACATCGTGTCGTTGCGGAACCTCGTCGGCGTTACCGAACCGGCCGGCGCCGATACCTTTGTCGCAATGGAACTGGGCGGCAAGGACATCATCGCCCGCATGCGCGCCGACGCCAATGTGCGTTCGGGCCAGGAGTTCGATTTCGCGATCAACATGGAAAAGGCCGTGGCCTTCGACCCGAATACTGAAGAGCGCATCAAGACATGA
- a CDS encoding carbohydrate ABC transporter permease translates to MAAVEQDAAVRTGALTRIFIYSILLIFMAVYLMPLFVMIANSLKPLPEITGGNMMALPREWTLEPWRQAWSAAQIGVEPTGLKPYFMNSILMVVPAVVISTILGALNGYVLTKWSFRGDKIIFGLLLFSCFIPFQIVLIPMATVLGKLGMAGSIPGLVLVHVVYGIGFSTLYFRNYYASFPTELVRAAMIDGAGFFRIFWRIMLPVSGPIIVVTVIWQFTNIWNDFLFGASFGGQSQPMTVALNNLVQSSTGVKEYNVHFAGAILAALPTLIVYIVAGRFFVRGLMAGSVKG, encoded by the coding sequence ATGGCCGCCGTTGAACAAGATGCTGCCGTCCGCACCGGGGCCCTGACCCGCATCTTCATTTACTCCATCCTGCTGATCTTCATGGCCGTCTACCTGATGCCGCTCTTTGTGATGATCGCGAACTCGCTGAAGCCCCTGCCCGAGATCACGGGCGGCAACATGATGGCGCTTCCCCGTGAATGGACGCTTGAGCCCTGGCGGCAAGCCTGGTCCGCCGCCCAGATCGGGGTTGAGCCGACGGGGCTGAAGCCATATTTCATGAATTCGATTCTGATGGTGGTGCCTGCGGTCGTGATCTCGACCATCCTTGGTGCGCTGAACGGCTACGTGCTCACAAAATGGAGCTTTCGGGGCGACAAAATCATCTTCGGCCTCCTGCTCTTCTCCTGCTTCATCCCCTTCCAGATCGTTCTGATTCCTATGGCGACGGTGCTGGGCAAACTGGGCATGGCAGGGTCAATTCCCGGTCTCGTGCTTGTGCATGTTGTCTATGGCATAGGGTTCTCGACCCTTTATTTCCGCAACTATTACGCCTCCTTCCCAACCGAACTGGTACGCGCAGCCATGATCGATGGTGCGGGGTTCTTTCGGATTTTCTGGCGGATCATGCTGCCTGTATCGGGACCGATCATCGTGGTGACTGTGATCTGGCAGTTCACCAATATCTGGAATGACTTTCTTTTTGGCGCATCCTTTGGCGGGCAAAGCCAGCCGATGACGGTTGCCTTGAACAACCTTGTTCAGTCCTCGACCGGCGTCAAGGAATACAACGTTCACTTTGCCGGCGCGATCCTGGCCGCGCTGCCAACCCTGATCGTCTACATCGTTGCTGGCCGCTTTTTCGTGCGCGGCCTGATGGCGGGATCGGTGAAAGGATAG
- a CDS encoding enoyl-CoA hydratase/isomerase family protein, whose amino-acid sequence MSAVHLTRNGKVAELCLDNPAKMNAFTVEMLGQLAAHLDLIDHDTTIAAVMLTATGDRAFCTGADINGWGDLSPAKFARHWVRDGHRIFDRLARLGKPTIAVLSGHAFGGGLELAAACDLRVMATGASLALPEAGVGIVPGWSGTQRLMRLLPEPMVKEMALFGMRIKADRALACGFVAAVGDDPRALAETLLDRTIALSPRAVEITKSMIHAAQGEDRGAMVEALGSAAIAASADRDEGVASFREKRKPDFSGQ is encoded by the coding sequence ATGAGCGCCGTCCATCTGACCCGCAACGGCAAGGTGGCCGAACTCTGCCTGGACAATCCGGCCAAGATGAACGCCTTCACGGTAGAGATGCTGGGACAGCTTGCCGCCCATCTCGATTTGATTGACCACGACACCACCATTGCGGCCGTGATGCTGACGGCTACGGGCGACCGCGCCTTCTGCACCGGCGCCGATATCAACGGCTGGGGCGATCTGAGCCCGGCCAAATTTGCCCGCCATTGGGTGCGCGACGGCCACCGGATATTTGATCGGCTGGCGCGTCTTGGCAAACCGACGATTGCGGTTCTGAGCGGACACGCCTTTGGCGGCGGCCTGGAACTTGCCGCTGCCTGCGACCTGCGGGTGATGGCAACCGGCGCCAGCCTCGCCCTCCCAGAGGCTGGCGTCGGCATAGTTCCAGGATGGTCTGGCACGCAACGTCTGATGCGCCTGCTGCCGGAACCGATGGTCAAGGAAATGGCGTTGTTCGGCATGCGCATCAAGGCTGACCGGGCGCTTGCCTGCGGCTTTGTGGCGGCCGTTGGCGATGATCCACGTGCCCTTGCCGAAACGCTGCTGGACCGCACCATCGCCCTTTCGCCGCGCGCGGTTGAAATCACCAAGTCCATGATCCACGCCGCACAGGGCGAGGATCGCGGCGCGATGGTCGAGGCGCTGGGCAGCGCCGCCATCGCCGCCTCCGCCGACCGGGACGAAGGCGTCGCCTCGTTCCGCGAAAAGCGCAAACCAGATTTTTCGGGTCAGTAA